The Lacticaseibacillus pabuli region AGTGTGGCTTTTTGCAAACTACTTCACCTCAATTTTACCAACCGCAATTGGTAAGGTTACGTGCGCATCGTAATGACCCACTTCACCGGCGACGCTGGCAGGTAAGTTCAAGCCAGACGGTACACCATGAATATAGATGACCCGCTTGTCGAGTGCAAGCGCGGTATCGTTGAAGGCGGCCTTGAAATTGGCGCTGAGTTTGCTAAGTGGTACCAATTTGGTATAGGCAAAATGGCCCTGGTCATCGGCGACTGGGTATTCGTCGTTCGGAATGTTCATATCCGCAGGCGCGTCGTTGAATGGTACCATGGTCGTCCCAGAAACAGGTTCCGTTTCGGGTAAGTCAACAAAGCCGTCCCCGTTCACATCCTGGGTCATCGTGGCGATTGCGGCGTCCTGCCCATCAGGGAACCCGTGGAAATGTTCCCAATGCTGGATGCCAGCGGGGGTGTCCCACATCTCGATACTAATCTTGAGCTGGTCGCCTTCAATGTCAAAGCTGGCGTTCCCGTGGGCAGCGGTGCCAATTTTGGCTTCGTTGAGGGGCACAATCTTTGCAACAAAATGTTTGTTCGTCATCATATTCAGTATCCTCCTGTGATTGGGTAACGTGTCTCATTGAATTAGGCATTGCCTTTCGTTGAATTAACTATATAATATAACACGTAACTAAAAATTGACATATGTCAAAAACGTGGAGAAACTTTCAATATGAAGGAAATGACACATGATCCATTGCAGTGTGTAGCCAGTGCGCCGATTTTTGCAGGGGTACCTGAGTCGGTGTTAAAGCAGCTGGTCACAATTTCGACGCATCAGCAGCACTTTGCAGCCGGCGAGTTGCTGTACAGTGCCGGTGAGGCCGCGGAATCACTGCTTGTCGTGGATTCGGGTCGGGTGAAGATATACAGTTTGAACGCGGATGGCGAGGAGCAGATTCAGTACTTCCTCGAGCCCAACGCGATTGATAGTGAGGCGGCACTATTCACGGACAAACGGCACACCAACTTTGCCGAAGTGGTCGAAGACGCGGCCATTTGTTCTATCGACAAGGGCGCCTTTCAGCACCTGATTGCTAGTGACGGCGAACTGGCACTGCGGATGCTAAACGTCTACGGGCACCGCCTGACGGACCTGGAGACGCGGACGGCGCGGCTAGGCACACTGACCGCCCGTGACCGCTTGTTGCAGTTCCTCCGCAGCACGGGTTCCGCACAGGGTAGCTCGCAGTTCAAACTACCGATGAAGAAAAGCGAGTTGGCTAACTGGCTGAACGTGACGCCAGAGACCCTGAGCCGCCAGTTCAAGGCGCTATTGGCAGATAATCAGATTGAAATGAAGGGCCGGCTGATAACGCTCTTGGCATAAAGCTGTTCCATCAAAAAATACCGCAGACTTTGAATTGCTAAGTCTGCGGTATTTTTTCGTTATTGTGCGAGTACCTTTTCAATCGCCGGAATCATCTTGTCCGGGTTGGTCTTCGGCGCAACGCGTTCGACCACGTTGCCCTCACCATCGACTAGAAACTTGGTGAAGTTCCACTTGATGGCGCCGCCGAGCATGCCAAACGCCTCGCCCTTGAGGTATTTGAACAGTGGGTCGGCATCGCTACCATTGACCTTGATCATCTGGTGCATCGGGAACGTCACGCCCCATTGCGTCCGGCAGGCTGCTGCGGCCGCCTGACCATCCGCCAATTCCTGGTGAAACTGGTCGGAGGGGAAGCCGAGGATGATGAGTCCTTGGTCTTGATACTTTTTGTAGATAGCCTCGAGCTGCTCAAACTGAGGGGCAAACCCGCACTTGGTCGCCGTGTTGACGATAATCATCGGGTGGCCCTTGTACTTGTCGAGGGAATAGCTGTCCCCGTTTTCCAGGGTGACTTTGTAATCGTAAATGCTCATAATGAAACTCCTTTCCGGTTGCTACTGAATGTAGGCGGTGTAGAAGAAGTAAGCGGCCAAGCCGAACGCTGCAAAGCCAATGAGGATGCGCATGAGCCGCTGCGGTACGTGCCGGACAACGATGGGGCCGAGGTAGCCGCCCGCCAGCATGCCCAAACCCATGGGGATGACCATCAGCCAGTAGACCTTGGTCGTGAAGGCGTAGATGACCAGTGACACGATGTTGGTGAAGAAGGTCGCCACGTTCTTGAGCGCGTTGCTGACGGCGAAGGTAACGGGCAGGCTGATGGAGAGAATCGCCAGCATGATGACACCCGCTGAGGCGCCAAAGTAACCGATGTAGACCCCGACCAGGAAGACCATGACGTTCCGGATGAACAGACGCCAACCCGTGAAGGTGTGGCCACGCGTGATACCTGTCATGGCCGGACGCGCCGACCAGAGCATGAGGCCACCAGCTAGTGCAATCAAGAATGGGACGACTTTTTCAAAGGTCGCCGCGGGTGCGATGGCGAGGATGAGTGCCCCAATGATACCACCGATGATCGCGTATGCGGTGACGGAAACCATGAGCTTGCGATTTTCGCGCAGTTCCTTCGTGGAGGATAGCCCCGCGCCGACACCCGTGAAGATCATCGCGGCGGTGTTGGTCACATCTGCTGAAACGGGTGGCACGCCGAGTGCGATGAGCACGGGGTAGGTGACGAGGGACGCCATGCCGGCCATGGAGCTGAGCAGGCCGCCGAACATACCCGTGATGAGCAAAATGAAGGTTAATAGGATTGGATTCAAGGAAAATCAGGACCTTCCTAGGTTAGTTCCGCCGGGTCAGTTCACGCTGCAACTGGCGGGCAGTGGCACGGTCACCGGTAAAGAGCAGGTGGTCGCCAGGTTCAATGAGCGTATCGCCGTGTGGGGCAACGAAGCGACCCTGACGGTAAATGCGGCTGATGGTGATGCCCTGAATATCAGGCAGGCTCATCAACGTGATGCCCGTGTACTTACGGTTGTTCACCGCCGCTTCGTAAATGCCGGCCTCGGTATCGGTCAGGAGCTTCAGCGTTGACGGCGTTTCAATCAGGCCACGCAGCAGCGATACGTTGACGTTGTAGCTATTGAAGATTTCAACACCCTTTTCTTGGAGCTCGTCGATTCGCTCACTCTCCAGGTCGCGTTCAAAGCGGGCAATAATCCGCGTGGTGCCGTGTTTCACGGCATCCAGCGCCAGGGCGTAGTTCACTTCGCCGTCGCGGTAGCCGAGTACGAGCAAGTCGCAATCAAACGCACCGACACTGTCGAGTGCTGCCTCATCCATTTTGGGGATGAGCTGGACATTCGCCGCCTCACTATTGTATGTGCGGTAGTTCTTTTCCGAATCCGTCAGCATGCGAATGTCGTACTGGGAGCTCGGCAGTTTTTGGGCGACGGGGATGGTCAGCAGGTTGGTGCCGACAAAGGTGACCGTCGTCTTGATCTGCTCCTCCTCTTGCGGCTGGAACAGGCGGTTGAACACAATCGGTGAGCAAATCGCGGTGAGTACTGCGGCCAGGGTAAACGCCCCGGACTGCGCCGTGGTGATGGCGTGCAGGTTGCGGGCAATTTGCAGGGTGGGCAGCACCAGCGTAATGGTGGTGGAAGTCAGTGCCGCGGCCGCCACCGCGTTAATGGTTTTGAACCGCCGCTTGAAGATGAGAATCTCGGCACCCTTGGCCGCAATGAAGCAGGCGAAGAACACCGGAATCAGTACGAGCGTCGCCGGGTTCGTAATCATCGTGCGCAGGTTGAGCTTGGCCCCAGACATGATGAAGAAGATAGGGATGAAGAAGCCGTAGCCGATACTGGTGAGCTTGTCGCGCGTAAGCTCACTTGGATTGAGCAGCTTCATGACCATCCCGGCCAAAAAAGCCCCCAGAATATTTTCGGCGCCGACCTGCTCCGCCACCGTGACGAGCACGAAGATGAGGAAGAAGGCGAGACGAATATCGAGCTGCGTCGTGGATTTGTCGATGTCGGCAAAGAAACGGTAGACGCTCCGGAACCGTCGCAGCAGGATAATGGCCACCACGAAGATGATGACAATCAGCCAGATACGGCCCGCATGACCACCGTTAAACGAAGCATAGATGGTCATGGCAAGCAGGGGCAACACTTCCCCTAGCGCCGCAGTGAGCAGGATGGTTTGCCCCAGCGGCTGGCTGAGGAGCTCCTTTTCCTTGAGCGCCGCGATGACGATGCCCAGCGCGATGGTAGAAAAGAGAATCGTGGCCAGCACAATGTCATTAAATAGGTTGGCATAATGCAACACGACCGCCAGCAGCAAGGCACTCGCCACGGTGGTTGTGAAACCTAGCCCGGCGAGCGTGACGGGGCTTGGCCCCTTGCTCTGCGCGTTGCGGTTGGCTGGCTGCGGCTTGAAGAGGTCAAAATCGATTTCCATGCCAGACAAGAACAGCAGGATAATGACCCCGAGGCTTGAAAGGAGCGTCAGATCGGCATTGGGATGGATGAGATTAAACCCAGTTTCGCCAAGGATAATGCCGACGACAATTTCGGCGACGGCGTTTGGGATAAAACTAATTTTGAAGCGCGCCATAGTCAGCGGCACGACCAGTGCGGCAATCATGACGATCAGTAGGGACAGTTGCGACATAAATGAATGGCTCCTTTACGATAACTTACGTACTAAATATAAGGCTCATACTATCGATTCACAAGTGGATGAGCCCACCATTGGGGCCACGGATTTGCGTGTGTTTCACCAGTCTCGTGATAAAAATAGTAAGCTAATTAAATAGGCGGTGTGGCCCATCTGGGTCGCACCGCCTGTCGTTTGCGTTAATTGTGTAGTGTCTTGCTTTTAATCCAAAAATCCTGCTCGGTGAGGCCGAACTGGACGCGGAAACGCTGTTCGGTCCAATCCTCCCCGTCGATTTGGGCGAACTGGCGGCTGTCCGTCATGACTTCCAGGCTGCGTGCACGGAAATGGTGCCGGGTGCGTGGGTTCTTGATTGGCCGACCCATGATGGACTGAATCGCCTGACCGGCAAAGCCGAGGAGGTTTGGGCGGTCGACGACAATCAAGTCGAGCTCACCGTCATTCGGGACGGCGCTCGGCAAAATGCGGACGCCACCGCCGAAGTAGGGGTGATTGGTTGTCGTGCAGATGTAGGCATCCGGAATCGTCTCGCTCTTGCCGTCTATCGTGACCGTGACGGGGAAGGCGCGGCGTTTGAGAAGAATCTTCGCTACCTGCGCAATATACGCCGTCGTGCCCATGGAGAAGGAATTCAATACTTTCTTGGACATCGCGTGATTGGCTGCGTTCACAACGGCGGCGTCAAAACCGATGCCAAAGTTGTTGACGAAGTAGCCTGTCCGGTTCTTGTAGACCTCGGTGTACGTGCCGATATCCAGGTGGAGGGGCTCGGTGGTCGCGAGGACCTGATCGAGTGCTTCAATTGGTTTGCGGGAGAGCCCGATGCCGCGTGCAAAGTCGTTACCTGAACCAGCGGGGATGTACGCAATCGGCAGGGCCTTTGGATTCGAGGAAAGCTTTAGCCCGGTAATGGCTTCATTCAAGGTGCCATCGCCGCCCAAAATCAGTAGCACGGAGCCATCGCGGACGCCGCGCGAAATGATTTGCTGGGTGAGTTGCACCGTGTGCCGCTGGTAGCGGGATTCGAATAATTCGTAGGGGATGCCGCGTTTGGCCAGTTCCGCCGCGATAATCTTCCAGGTCGCCGTGGCGTTACCTGATCCTGCGACTGGATTATAGATGACATAGAAGAATTCGACTTGCATTAAAACACCTCGTTCAGGCTAGTTTGATTGTCTAATCATATCACTTTACAAACGTTAACAGTGTAACACACTGCGGTATCATGGGCTTTTGCCTGTCAAGATAGACAGCTGTCATAAATATCAGCTGGCGCGTCGTGACAAATTGCGACGAGTGGTGTAACATGATTTTAACAACATATGTTAATAACTACATTCGATATTCAATGACTGAGAAAGCTGGGTTTGGATGAATTATTGGTTGCTCGCGTTAACGTTTCTGAGCGTTAACCTCGATTTCTTCTTCATGCTATTGTTCCTGTTAAAACGTTACAAGGTATATCAGGTCATGCTGGGCTATTTGTTAGGGACCATGGTGCTCATGACATTGAGCTTCCTGGTCGGCAAGGCCTTGGCTTCAATTCTCCCCGAATGGAGTTTAGGTGTATTGGGGATTTTGCCAATCTGGCTGGCCTTTCGCAAGGATGACGATGATGACGGTCATCGATCAGGCGGCGCGCCCATCTGGAAC contains the following coding sequences:
- a CDS encoding Crp/Fnr family transcriptional regulator translates to MKEMTHDPLQCVASAPIFAGVPESVLKQLVTISTHQQHFAAGELLYSAGEAAESLLVVDSGRVKIYSLNADGEEQIQYFLEPNAIDSEAALFTDKRHTNFAEVVEDAAICSIDKGAFQHLIASDGELALRMLNVYGHRLTDLETRTARLGTLTARDRLLQFLRSTGSAQGSSQFKLPMKKSELANWLNVTPETLSRQFKALLADNQIEMKGRLITLLA
- a CDS encoding glutathione peroxidase; the protein is MSIYDYKVTLENGDSYSLDKYKGHPMIIVNTATKCGFAPQFEQLEAIYKKYQDQGLIILGFPSDQFHQELADGQAAAAACRTQWGVTFPMHQMIKVNGSDADPLFKYLKGEAFGMLGGAIKWNFTKFLVDGEGNVVERVAPKTNPDKMIPAIEKVLAQ
- a CDS encoding sulfite exporter TauE/SafE family protein produces the protein MNPILLTFILLITGMFGGLLSSMAGMASLVTYPVLIALGVPPVSADVTNTAAMIFTGVGAGLSSTKELRENRKLMVSVTAYAIIGGIIGALILAIAPAATFEKVVPFLIALAGGLMLWSARPAMTGITRGHTFTGWRLFIRNVMVFLVGVYIGYFGASAGVIMLAILSISLPVTFAVSNALKNVATFFTNIVSLVIYAFTTKVYWLMVIPMGLGMLAGGYLGPIVVRHVPQRLMRILIGFAAFGLAAYFFYTAYIQ
- a CDS encoding cation:proton antiporter, with the protein product MSQLSLLIVMIAALVVPLTMARFKISFIPNAVAEIVVGIILGETGFNLIHPNADLTLLSSLGVIILLFLSGMEIDFDLFKPQPANRNAQSKGPSPVTLAGLGFTTTVASALLLAVVLHYANLFNDIVLATILFSTIALGIVIAALKEKELLSQPLGQTILLTAALGEVLPLLAMTIYASFNGGHAGRIWLIVIIFVVAIILLRRFRSVYRFFADIDKSTTQLDIRLAFFLIFVLVTVAEQVGAENILGAFLAGMVMKLLNPSELTRDKLTSIGYGFFIPIFFIMSGAKLNLRTMITNPATLVLIPVFFACFIAAKGAEILIFKRRFKTINAVAAAALTSTTITLVLPTLQIARNLHAITTAQSGAFTLAAVLTAICSPIVFNRLFQPQEEEQIKTTVTFVGTNLLTIPVAQKLPSSQYDIRMLTDSEKNYRTYNSEAANVQLIPKMDEAALDSVGAFDCDLLVLGYRDGEVNYALALDAVKHGTTRIIARFERDLESERIDELQEKGVEIFNSYNVNVSLLRGLIETPSTLKLLTDTEAGIYEAAVNNRKYTGITLMSLPDIQGITISRIYRQGRFVAPHGDTLIEPGDHLLFTGDRATARQLQRELTRRN
- a CDS encoding diacylglycerol/lipid kinase family protein → MQVEFFYVIYNPVAGSGNATATWKIIAAELAKRGIPYELFESRYQRHTVQLTQQIISRGVRDGSVLLILGGDGTLNEAITGLKLSSNPKALPIAYIPAGSGNDFARGIGLSRKPIEALDQVLATTEPLHLDIGTYTEVYKNRTGYFVNNFGIGFDAAVVNAANHAMSKKVLNSFSMGTTAYIAQVAKILLKRRAFPVTVTIDGKSETIPDAYICTTTNHPYFGGGVRILPSAVPNDGELDLIVVDRPNLLGFAGQAIQSIMGRPIKNPRTRHHFRARSLEVMTDSRQFAQIDGEDWTEQRFRVQFGLTEQDFWIKSKTLHN
- a CDS encoding cadmium resistance transporter; the encoded protein is MNYWLLALTFLSVNLDFFFMLLFLLKRYKVYQVMLGYLLGTMVLMTLSFLVGKALASILPEWSLGVLGILPIWLAFRKDDDDDGHRSGGAPIWNVFITYLSVCAGCNLSIFLPVLAGETLPHFGLTLLFIGALTLAVVLVIKLVADIPVVTRMMDRYGETLMKVCYIAIGLYVFWDSGLIAHVLSWF